The window ttgtttcaggtaactaaacttctgtattctattctctcacagatggtgaggacgcatgCTACCGGACAGGATGGacatccaccagtaccaccagctaggtccacgagaggccgaggtcgcagtaAGTGCcgcggtaggggtagaggtgcagctcaTACAATAGTTAAAGCAGCACCTGCAgatgcaccagttgctccagctcagaagcaggttccagatgtagctgagccagtggggccagctcagtCACCAACTGTGCCCAtggtgattccaggccttcaggaggcgttggcccagatattgacagtttgtacatgccttgctcaggtggtatAGACtgaggccgcaccagccacttctcaggccggggcaGGTACTCATACACCCGctacccgtactccagagcaggcgatgcatggacttcagacaccgaaggtgctaccagcccagccgattgtaactgctcaggccccggtagtccccgttatgactgatgatgagcagaggagacttgagagatttgagaggcttcggaCTCCATCATTTAGCGGAGCTGAGTCGGAGGATGCCAGGGCTTCTTGGACAAGTGCCAGCAGATGCTTTGTACAAcaagtattctggagaccagtggggtctcgttcactattttttagttttctggggatgccttcagatggtgggaggattATGAGAGGCACAAGCCggttggtgcagcaccacttacatgacaGGAGTtgtccgttctctttttggaaaagtttgtgccgtagtctcgcagggaggagctgcgcagtaGTTTGAGTAGCTTTGGCAGGATGGCGTGTCTCTTTCTGAGTTAGCTCATCACGGAGTTTGGTTGGATAGGAGAACGGCATCCGATAGGAGAACGGCATAGGAGAACGGcatcgccaaccatataaagcctcaaatggagccatctcgatgctgggctgataactgttattgtaagataactcagccaaaggcaagaatcgatcccagcTTGTAGCATttgccaaaggcaagaatcaaagtcaatcacacatgctctgagcatattctccaagatctgaattgtccgctccgactgcccgtcggtctgcggatgaaaggctgtgctgagctctacacgggtctccaactcactctgtactgctctccataaATGCGAAATAAACTGAGGGACTCTATcggatatgatggaaacaggcacaccatgcaaccgaacaatctcctgaatataaatctgggccaatctctctaaagagtacgtggtcacaaccggaatgaagtgcgccgacttggtcaacctgtcgaaaatgacccaaactgcatcgaacatccgcaaggtccgcggcaacccaactacaaagtccatagtaatgcgctcccatttccactcaggtatagtcaactgctggagtaggccacctggcctctgatgctcatacttaacctgctggcaatttagatacCTCGtgacatactcaactatgtccttcttcatccgccactactaataatgctgccttaggtcgtgatacatcttcgtagcacctggatgaatcgAATACCGAGAGTTGTGTTCCTCCTCTAGTATCTTCtccctcgagccatcaacattaggaacacataggcgaccctggagtcgcaaaacaccatcctcgccgatagtaacctctttggaaccaccctgtagtaccgtctctctgagaactaacaagtgcggatcatcaaactgatgagccttgatctgctcaaatagtgaagactaggcaacgacgcatgcaagcactcggctgggctctaaaatatccaacttCACAGGTCTATTAGCCAAGGGCTGAATGtacaaagctagtggcctctcctctgctgaaataaatgccaaactacccacactctctgcctttctgctcaaggcatccgcaaccacattcgccttgccccgGATGGTAAAGAAttgtaatgtcataatccttcagtaactcaagccacctacgctgcctcaaattgagatccctctacttgaacaaatgctataagctgcgatgattggtgtaaacctcataggagaccccataaagataatgcctccagatcttaagagcagaACGATcgcgaccaactccaaatcatgtacagggtaattcttctcatatgGCTTCAGATGACGCGaagaatatgcaataactcacccctcctacatcaatacacaatccAAGCCAACGCgtaaagcgtcgcaatacacagtatatgccccgaaccagaaggcaataCTAGAAcgggtgccgtagtcaaagctatcttgagtctctcaaagctcgcctcacaatcatcggaccaatggaatggagcacccttctgggtcaatctagtcaaaggttctGCAATAaatgagaatccctccacaaaccggtgataataacctgctaaccccaagaagctcctgatcatAGTCGTCGTAgtaggatgaggccaactctgaactgcctagatcttcttgggatctaccttaatacccttgcctgatacaacatgccccaagaatgccacagaatccaactagaactcacacttgaagaacttagcataaagcttctatttcccgcaaggtctgaagcaccactcttaaatgctgctcgtgctcctctatgctgtgtgagtagatcaaaatatcatcaataaagataatgacaaatgaatcaatatatagACTGAacaccttgttcatcaaatccataaatgccactGGAGCGTTAGTCAaactgaaggacatcactagaaactcataatggccatatctagtccggaaagcagtcttcggaacatccgaatctcgaatcttcaactgatggtaccccgatctcaagtcgatcttagagaacaccctggcaccctgcaactggtcaaacaaatcatcaatacgcgacaacgagtacttgttcttaatggtaactttgttcaactggcagtaatcaatgcacatttgcatagtcccatctttcttcttcataaataatattggtgcaccccaaggagatacactcagtctgacgaacccctttgctagaacctcctcaagttgttccttcaactccttcaagtctttcggagccatgcgatacggtggaatagagataggctgggtacctggagccaaatcgatacaaaaatcgatatcatgatctggtggcatgcctggaagatcataaggaaacacatcggagaactcccggaccatgGGCACTGAATCActcgccggagtctctgcagcagtatcctgaacataagctagataagccaaataacccttctctaccatgtgttgagccttcataaaacaGATGATCCGACTAGGTgcgctgacagacgaacccttccactccaatctaggcaactctggcattgccaaggtaacaatcttggcatgtcaatcaaggatggcgtgatatggagacaacgAGTCTATGCCcagaatgacctcaaagtcggtcatatcaagtaatagaagatccgctctagtctcataaccacaaaatgtaacaaCACAGAACTGATAGATCTTATCCAtaacaatagaatcgcccacaagagtggacacatacacaggagcacctAGGGACTCATgggaaacacccaggaaatgagcaaacagagatgagacatatgaatatgtagaccatggatcaaatagtactgaagcatccctacaaTAGACAAAAAAAATACctatgatcacggcatctgaggccactgcatctagtctggccgaaaaagcatagaacctagctggagcgccacctgactggcctccacttaactggactccacctctaggacggcccctacccaccttccCTCTGCTTTTGGGTAGCCAGACGGCTGGTGGGGaagttggtgctgtaatcataggctgctgaccctgcagcattgccttgccccgaagcttgGGACAGAACCTCCTCACATGACTAAGATCCCCGctctcgaaacaacctctcggtacggtggactgctgacctgaagtctgaccctgatggcatgaatacccactggaagaaccctgaatagctggtgggcggtaggaactctctggcatggcgctgaaataaggtcgcactggagcaccccaaggaggcggcggtgctggatatgtgggcctgctgaactaacccctcacgaactgacctctgcccctagccggggcacctctgaactctctagaatatcaaaaccgcttatccctcgtagtttgctctcggctacgctgacgtacaccctcgatcctccgagctatctccacaactagctcataagaagtccctatctcaacctctcgggccatagtggcctgaataccagtgtACAAACCTGcgacaaacctccgcactctctctgcatcggtaggaagtatcataattgcatggcaagacaactcagagaaccttgcctcatagtcggtcactgacatctgaccctgctggagctgctcaaactgaaaccgtaactcttccctctgggagggtggaatatacctatccagaaagatacgggtgaacctgtcccaagtcatgggaggagaatctactggtctgTTAAGAAGATAggactaccaccatctacgggtCCTACCCTCCAGTTGGAAAGTAGCAAAGTCCACCCCAGGGGACttcaatatcctcatgttatgcaatctgtccctgcaccgatcaatgaagtcctggggattcGTAtatcgctcacctccaaagacaggagggtGTGACCTGGTCAATCtttccaatagtttctgcggctcgccggccacagctggtctgggctcaggtatagatgctgccactggctgggttCCGCCCACAGGTAGTGCACTCGGGGTCTGATACACAGTAGCTGGATGTCCTGGAgactgagcggtaggggtctgtactccctctcccgcctgagatgtggctgggtccgctggaaataaaccagcctgagtcatagtatccatgaaccgtagcatacgacccatgacctcctggaatcccggtgcggacatgaaatccaccggggctggctctgctgaAGGCACCTCACCTTGCTcttcaataataggatcctctactcgATCCAGTGCTGGCATAGCTGGAGCAACTCCGGGatgtcctcgtcctctaccacaggctggagcccttcctcggcctctgcctagGCCTCTAGCAATGGGGGGAGAAGCTCATCCATGGTCTGGAACATCCGCtgcacgcgttctcaccatctgtgagagaataagagaaagatatttagtaccacatcaactgcacgataggagatgaagaaagagtagttttctATCACCCTatcgcctctcgaagataagtacggacgtttCCGTAACAATTCGCAAGACTTTATTAGGCCTGCTcaaaacttgtgagacctacatgaacctagtgctctgataccatgttgtcacgacccaattctcttataggtcgtgatggcatccagcaccgccgctaggcaagccaacagtaaaCTAACCACGTGATTCCCCTTTTTAATagatttccaagtaattaaactttccttaattaaaagatttaagaaACAAcaagtttaaataaataaaacggaAGCAGCTGAGTGCAATCATAACTATAGTAATAATTCAAAAccacaagtctactagtgtgtgtgccaagacccggtgtcacaagtgtatgagcattaatagattatacaaaactctagatACTGTCTAAAATATAAATAGACAGAAATGAATGTAAAGGAGAGAcactaggtgctgcagaacgtctcaggaagcagctcaccactaggccctTGGGTAACGGGGATGCGTGTCGGTGTGAtcgccagatgcacctacctcagatcgtACACGGtcagtgcaaaagtgtagcatgagtacataaataacatgtacccaataagtatcaagtctaacctcgaagaagtagtgatgaggggtcgttttcgacacttactatgggctaataatATGAATACAAAAATTTTAAATGAACATGGGTTATGTGAATAAAAACAATAACTCATTAGCAAGAAGGAACAAATAATTCCTTCACAAATAAATAGATTCCAAGTAAATTCCTGTAATTAATGATTGTAACCTCACAagccacaaaataatatcaagtatgattaggctccgagtattattaagcacgatttataccgaggtcgtacggcccgatccagaataacgtgtacactccCGAGGGATGTGCggtacgatccatagatgcatctattctactaccgaggcgttcggcccactccacaagaattTGAGGATACTTTATAGACATTTGAGTTAAAcgttattataaggctaatacacaatgtaAAACAATTTCCATTGGCGATCAAGTAATCCGCTTTAAATTCAAACAAGTAAAATTTGGTTTCTTACAATTATTTTATCAAGTCCCAATACGATTTAGacaatttaattaacaagtagggtgcacacattacaagtatttcatgatttgggccCAAAagtacccggacataagcataattagttgctacgtatggactctcgtcacctcgggcgtacgtagcccctacatttagaagcaaatattaatttaaatcacctatggggtaaattccctcttacaaggttaggcaagagacttacctcgtctcaaagctcacttttcgGCCTCAAATTCACTCCTAAGCCTCAACTCAGTACCGaacaacccgaaactagtcaaatattatataaattaatcaatacatgttcagaAGTACATgttttaactattagagtgattacccaaccccaattgaaagattcctaaaattcaccccaggcccacgtgcctggatttcggaaatatttgaagataaatgttacccataacttcacgaactcaaatatataatttttccccaattccataactattttcgtagttaaattccatttttatcaaaacctaggttttttcatctaaacccaaaatttttacaattttacatgtttaaatctactcataatctatgtatttaactcacttTTTATAGAATTTACTTACCTAAAAGTGCTAGGTTGAAATCCCCCTtttaaagctccaaaatcgcccaagagtgtaataaatgaactcaaaatggcctaagtcccgtttttaaCAAAGTCTCTGCCCAGCGatccttcttcgcaatcgcggaaggagcctcacgatcgcgaaggcaaagctCCCCAGGCCCAAGAAACcacattgatggcctcacgtattagttgcggttgcttatgactagagaggaggtatctggtgccacttttgacgagatggttgatattgctcgacagatagagatggttcgtagctagAAGcggggtgagagggaggccaaaaggcctcaagGTTCGGGCGATTTCGGTGGTGTACCTTCTGGAGGGTAGTCCTACCatagtaggggtcgtccttataggtcCGCCCAGACGACCCGTACAGCTCAACGTGGCACATCAGCTATCcacagttcttacagtgctcattcATGCCAATCTTTATTCCGTGCACTACCAACGCAAAGTTCTCACtatgcctcgtccgctcaggcttctgcAGGTAGTTCCTCGGGTTATCCGGAGCAACAGTTCCGTCATAGGAGGAGTTGTTTTGTGTGCAGAGACTACGACCATATCAAAAGAGATTATCCTAGGTTATTGAGTGGGtctccacaacagagttctcggccGATGGCACAAGCACTAGCAGTTACGCCACCCATgtaaccagctcggggtggggcccaGGCAGCTAGAGgacgccctagagggggaggccgagcaggaggtggtcaggcccgattctatgctatctatgccagaccagatgttgttgcctccgatgcgatgatcacatgtattgtctcaataTGCCACAGGGATTCCTctgcattatttgaccctggttccacttattcatatatatcatcatattttgctcattatctgaatatgccccgtgagtccttagtttcatctgttcgtgtatctacgccggtgggtgatactattgttgtggatcgtgtatatcggtcgtgtgcagtgactattgggggatttgagactagagctgatctcttattgcttagtatggtggacttcaatgtgatcttgggtatggattggttgtttcCATATCATGCTGTtctggattatcacgctaagGCCGTGACGTTGCCGATGCCGGgattgccaaggatcgagtggagaggttctctagactatgttcctagcagagtgatctcatatttgaaggcccaatggatggttgggaagggttgtttatcttatttggcctttgtgagggatgttggagcagatactcctgctattgattctgtccCGGTGGTGCAAGATTTTTCGGATGTGCTccttgcagacctgtcgggcatgcagcccgacagggatattgattttggtattgacttggcatCAGGCACTCGacacatttctattccaccgtatcatatggcaccagctgagttgaaggaattaaaggagcagcttcaggaactccttgataaggggtttattaggcctagtgtgtcaccttgggggtgctcctgtattgtttgtaaagaagaaggatggttccatgcgaatgtgtattgactatcgccagttgaacaaggttatagtgaagaacaggtgtccattgccatgtattgatgacctatttaatcagcttcagggtgacagGGTGTTCTCCatgatcgacttgcgttcaggctatcatcagttaaagatttgggagctagatatcccgaagactgctttcaggattcggtatggtcattacgagttccttgtgatgtattttggtttgaccaacgccccagcaacattcatgcacttgatgaacaatgtatttcagccttatcttgattcattcgctattgtgtttattgatgacattctggtgtactcccggagtcgggaggatcatgagcaacacctgaggatcgtgcttcagaccttgagagaagagaagttttatgcaaaattttcgaagtgtgatttcaggctagattcagtggcatttttggacCATATGGTATCGagtgagggaatcaaggtagatccgaagaagattgaagcagtgcagagttggcccagactatcctcagctatggagatccggagttttcttggcttggcggggtattaccttCATTTTGTAGAGAGTTTCTCGTctgttgcagcacctatgaccagattgacccagaagggtgctatgttcaggtggaccgaggattgtgaggagagctttcaaaagctcaagactgctttgccTATaaccccaatgttggtgttgcctactggttcggggtcctatacggtatattgtgatgcgtcgcgcattTGTCtcagcgcagtgttgatgcaggacggtagggttaTTGCCTACGCGTCAAGACAACTGAAGGtgtatgagaagaactatcctgtccacgatctcgagttagcagctattgttcacaccttgaaaatctggcggcactatttatatggtgttccttgtgaggttttcagcgatcaccggagtctaacaaatctgtttaaacagaaggatcttaacttgcaacaacggagatggttggatctgcttaaggattatgacatcaccatcctctatcatcccgaaaaggccaatgtggtggacgatgccttgagtcacaaggcggagagtttggggagtttagcatatctaccagtagcagagaggcctttagccttggatgtgcAGGCCTTGGTCAACAAGTATgccagattggatgtttccgagccgagcagagttttggcttgcgtgatTTCGCGGTGTTCTTTATATGactgcatcagagagcgccagtatgatgtcacgaccccaaattccttccgtaggatgtcatgatgacacctagtctcttagactaggtaagcctattaataCGGAATactaataaatatctgaaataaataaactataattcaaacaatttcaattcccaaaacccgatagaaataagtcaaaagcttctaagaatttattccctatgcctctatacatcagagtctaaaacaaataaggaagcaacatagtaagatagaagggaactacagagtctgcggacgctggcaggtatacctcgaagtctcttcatacagctagtttactgatgcctagtctgataagatgtacctggatctgcacaaaaagatgtgcagaagcatagtatgagtataccacaacggtacccaataagtgccaagcctagcctcggtagagtagtgacgaggtcaggtcaggccctactggaaaataataatagcatgaaaaaatgtttaacgatataataaaataaatgataatggaaatgaatcaagtagcaggtcaccatttaattatacaaaatagtggcaaataatatctcgtagaAACCActaaaatttcctttcaacttaagaaagtcacaacaaataatcaacgacaactatggccataaatcaatataaaaaagggcactcccgaggtaccgcctcgtagtcccaaatcataaataaattcacaatatcttatttccttatctctccgcgggagccttcacaatttattttaaagaaaacagttttaccgaaatagcatcccgcgttttagccattcttatcacaccgcatgacttctagtagtcggCTCCATCACAATTTGCCAaagtaaatcaacaacaatatttttctacaataaagagctcacggatccatcacaataagtacaaaaatattcgaaaataaataatttaggaaaataatatttcaaaatctttaatatgttgcttcaataccaaatttaaaaaggtcaaatacttcatattaataatatttaatttaaaaaaaatcaattttaaataatgcacaaaataaaagaaaccaagtttcaactaaacaggtaaaacaattagcaggaaaaggtcaaacaaatttaaagcatacaaatcaaatcaatgatggagaatataacaagatttaaaaatttaattaatgtgcaACAATGaacttcacaatttaaaaacataatccttcacatttagtccgtgtacacactcgtcacctcgtgtacacgactttcatcacattacaattaataccaatcctaggggaaatttcccccacacaaggttagacaagtcacttacctcgacttgctccaatttaaccaagtagtatgctttttcctcgattttccgattccgatcgactcgtatctagtcataattaatttgatacagtcaacaaaaattatagaattaattctataaggaaatactacatttttcaataaaaatacaaaattaactcaaaaatggcccgtggggcccacatctcggaatccggcgaaagttacgaaatatgaacgtccattcaaccacgagtctaaccataccaaaatgactaaattccaataacaattcgaccctcaaatcctcaaatctatccaagagggttttcaaattttttcaactttaatcaccaattaaatgttaaaaacagtgatggattcgggtaatctaaccaagattgagttaagaacacttaccctgatgtttctctgaaaatctcccaaaaatcgcctcaatccaagctccaaatcgttaaaaatggaaaatggaacgaagtcccattttctgaacttaaaacattctgtccagtggtttctttttcgcgaacgcgacccttgcctcgcgttcgcgaagtacaaaaaTGTGCCGCCCAA is drawn from Nicotiana tomentosiformis chromosome 12, ASM39032v3, whole genome shotgun sequence and contains these coding sequences:
- the LOC138903253 gene encoding uncharacterized protein gives rise to the protein MLQGQQPMITAPTSPPAVWLPKSRGKVGRGRPRGGVQLSGGQSGGAPARFYAFSARLDAVASDAVIIGIFFVYCRDASVLFDPWSTYSYVSSLFAHFLGVSHESLGAPVYVSTLVGDSIVMDKIYQFCVVTFCGYETRADLLLLDMTDFEVILGIDSLSPYHAILD